The genome window ACATTAAAAGGCTGTACCCAATTACTGGATGGTATCCCAGCCCTCACACAGACTCGccctcacacacgcacatgcagacaTATACACAGACTGTATGTGCTGATGCATTctcacagacatgaacacacacgcagttaGATTGCTCTGAGTTGTCGAGTGTACATTACTGATGTTTTCTATTCAAGGCTGCTGCCAATTTTCTGTGCCCCTGTTggatttttgttcattttcatgcCAAAATAACACTGCTGCACAACTGCTGCTTCTGGTAGACGTActgatacaaaaacacactcccaccagacaaacttggacacacacaaacacgtaagTCAGATTCCACAGGGTGTAATGGTCCATGTGTGAGAGGTCGTGTCATGTTGACCGGGCCTGTTGCCTGTCTAACCAACATACTTTCactttccaaaacaaaaacacatgggtcacctctccctccaccctcatCTGCTTGTCCGGACAGCGCGGCCCTCCCTGTCATgtccatcacaaacacacaggggaGAGCTGCCAAGGCGGCTGCAtttctgactgacagacagcctgTGGATGTATGTGGATGTGTGGTGTGTTGTAGTGAGATCAGTTGGCTTTTGCTACTCTGTGCTTCTTTGATTTGAGTTATTTTTCTGCTATTTGACACTGTCTTGGTTATTTAGATGCTCTAACTTGGGCCAGTTTGAGGCTCAAGGGTTGACAAAGTCTTTCAGTTTCtcaaaaactgaacttttttcATGAAATGTGGTACAGACAGTCATGGTGCCCAGATGATGAATCTTACTGACTTTTTCTATAATGTAGGTTAACATTTGTGGTACATCAGCTGTACTATGTGTTGAGAGTTGATAAGCAAATGTTAGCAGTCTAacacacaaaactaaaataGTGAACATGGCAGACCCACTAGCATGGCTGGAGACTCTTCGTCTTGTTTCTGGGATGCTCTATCTCTGgctttcatgtctttattcCTGTTCACTCTGTAAGTTTCATGTGTGAACTTTCAGTTGGTCTGTTTAAACTCACTTCACATTTTGACTTCTGTAAATTTGTGATGCTTTATTACTAACATTAAGGTTCATGGAGTATGTAaggatgtgtatgtgtgtgagtgtgacggCGAGTAGCTCTGAAAGTATGTGCAGGGGCCACGCAGGGTCCACAGTTGAGGTGAGAGCCAAGTCTAACGCTGTAAATccaaaaggaaacaaaggagaTGAGACTGAGCCGAAGACTCTGAGATAAACACTACTTTATCTGAAGTCCTGCAATGAATGTGTCACAGAGCAAAGTTCACATATCTACACGCATGCATCACATAGGTCAACACAATACGCCATACAAGTTTGaactgtgttagcatgctgacagagagactcacagagctgctagcacggcTGAAGACTCTAAATCCTCGTTCACACCAGACAAAACCCCGCTAACACCCGttaacatctggcttttgtctaAAGAGTACAATTGGCAGTCATTCCTGGATTAAATGACTCTGCGGTAGTCACGGGTATGTATCGGCTCCAGCTCCGATcagcagtgatgaaaacatGGCACCCACATGGACACACTAATTTTCTTTACAGCGCACTGATGACGTGCGGTGAAGTTGCGGACGTTGGCATGTACGTAttgcctgatatcagacagaacTGTCAACTTGTGACACTCTATTtccatctcatcatcatcatcatcatcatcatcatcatcatcatcatcatcattatctcACAGTAAGGCATGAAAAGTAACCACTATAACGTCACTGCCATCCATGCTGTTTGCTACTCTTCCCTGTTTTCTGGGGTGACGCGCCACAAGAAAAAACACGAAGGCTAGTTTGTATACTGGCAATAGGAAAGGAGTCAATTGCCTattttcagcatgttagcatgcaagaAACCTGCGTACACACTAAAGTGGTGTCATTCTTGTTGACTCTCCTCTACAGATTATTAAATGTATATCCTCTTTTAAACTTATTAAATCAGAGAAGTCTACTCTTTCTTACTCGTCAGACTAACTACACAAACACGCACCTGAGACTTCATTTTGGTTCAATACAGCGTTATCTCTTCTACCCTCTCAAACCTATCAGCAATGGAAgttaataaatacatgaaaaatgttgtttaatCATCCAAAACTGTGATAGTGCAGTTGAAGAGTTCTGAAGTGAACACTGTTGGACATGAAGTTCCTTTAGACAGAACTGCTTTACTGAGAGAACAGAGTGCATTTGATGGTCTAAATATTGCTTGATCCTATTTTTGAGAAAAACTGGATGTAGCAGCATTTGTCAGTTGTGCTGCAAATATTAATCTGCAATGGATTTATGCTGAAACCGCCATGAAAACAATTTCCATTGTTTAAAACGCTTAATCCAGCTAAAGTGTGTGCTAAAATGTTAAAGTCATTTTCATGTATGCTAACATAAAATAGTCTAATCATAATGAAAGAAAGTTTATTTAATGTAGATCAGTCATGTCATGCTTGTAAGCAACAATTAGCTAACTCATTATCTGATAATTAGGTCTGTGCTGGCACTGATACCGATCTGTCACATCACATCAGTGCATCCTTCTTCACTTATTTAGCTGTGATCAGCTTTGCAGTGCAACTTTCTAACTGCTGTTATTATCACATTAGCACTATTAACGTTTAGGATGGTTAAGACAaatgtttgacagttttttaTGCAGTCCTGAATTGTTGGTGTCAGAAGTGACCTGTTCTAAAAGCTGGGTCATCATCTTGAATAAAGAGGCTGACAGTCTGTGTTGTAATGACTGTCACATCACAACCAGATCGACTTGAATCTAAACCTGTTGGTGGCGTTCATGCAAAGGTATAAACTTATGTGGTTCCTCTCCAGGACAGACTTGCATCTGCAACGTATTAACCCAACTGAGATCACTGATTGACTGATGGATGgagtgactgactgaatgaGTGACAGTGTTCGTCTGAGCGTTCACTTTCCTCTCCCCACCTCAGCTCCATGCCTGGCCTTATCCATCCTTCTCAACACCACCAGCTACAGGCTGCAGATTAAAGCTGCTCTCATCTGGATCTCATCAGTTTAGGCCGGCCTCGCCGTTTTATAGgttatttttcattcagcagaAGGAGGGGGGGGATCTCAGAGGGATTCAGGGTTACACTGcatggaggctggaggagaatAAAAGCAACTTGTTGTCTTGGGGGGGAAGTGAATGAGGCAGCATGCTAAATCTCCTTCGGTAACAGCATGCAGTTTTTAGGACAGGAGTCGTGcatttttccccattttcttcaagcgtgtgtgtgtgtgtgtgtgtgtgtgtgtgtgtgtgtgtgtgtgtgtgtgtgtgtgtgcaacatttGTTGCGTGGCTGTGCTGCTCCAGTTTCTGAgccatttcctctctgcttttccaACTGTAATGTCTGTAACATGTGGTGGATTGTTGTGGGATGGCTGGATGTGTGTCATTGCCAGACACCATAAATCAATTTTGTGAGAAATTGTTGCCTAGTATTCATTGCACAACGCTGTATTTCAAAAATGCTGCATCCACCTAGCTGTTACGAGCTTACATCACAAAGGCAGAGGCTGTGAAGGAGTTATGAACTTGGGTTTTAGTGATTAGAAGTTTTTAGTTGTTTATTTGGTCATGGTCAAGTGCTGGCCAGGGAATACGAAGAGCCAAATCAGAATGAGCAGTGCCTGAACTGCAGCTACTCTTCcacatgtatttacatttatcAGAGGACTTCTTACTGTGGAGTGAAAACAAGAGAACAGACCAGAAGTCCtcaaacagatggatggacaatCTGCTGAAATGTTTGCAAGAAGTTTTAAGTGTTTGCTGTAACTATGTAATAAATTATTTGACTGAACTGTCAGAAGTTCATCAGTATACAGCAAAGGCTGGCAAGCTTTTCTATGATAAGGCTCAATTTACAAAGATGTTGCACGATTTTTGTGAGTTTGACCTGCTTTATGATACTAATCTAGTTTTAGGCCTATTATTTGTACAAGGTCCCCTCTCTTAGTTACTGTGCAGTGATGAAGGCTACAAAGTACACTAAAAATGTTAACTGGATGTACTAATTAGTGGGATCCCTGCCTGTTGCTGCTTCGCTATGTCTGGTCTGCATGTTGATAATCTAAGATGCACACATGCCTCTGGATGGTCTTGTTAACCAACTGTGAGAAGCAGGATGTCATTGATGTCCTTAAACAGACAACACTTTGTCAATGCAAAGTTTACTGGCTCTGTACATTTTCTACTGAACCTCCTAACAGTTTTTGATGGACAGGGTCTTTAATCCAGCCTAATTTTGCAGTCCATCAAACTAAACCTCTGCACTGACAAAGCATCATTTATGTATTctttgtctttatgctaagctacagTGAATGGTTGCTAACCTTAGCTTCTTATgtaccatacagacatgagagtggtatcagtcttctcatatAATGattctaactttttttttttttttttaggaggaAATGCTGTGACGGATTCAGGTTTGTGATGGGCCAGTGCATACCTGAAAGTAGGTAAACCATACACACTGTCCTCAGAGTTTGGCTCATGAACTGTCACATCTGATTCAAATACTCCAAATCTGATATGGCTCCTCCATTACAGCAGTTCGTAGATTGAAACAATCTGCACAAAACATGGTCTGGAGACCAGATTTTTTGTATTTGGACCTCCAAATAGGCCCAGATAATGCACATATTGTGGTTACCTTCTGTCAGTTTGGAGTAATTATGTTTAAGGAGTCAtttcagataaatgcagtgctCTGCTTCAAACAACATACATAACAGCCAAGCAGACACTGCTCATAGTTTTGGCACAGACAGCTACAACATTTAGCTGTGGTCATTCATAGAAAACATCTGATAACTGTGAAAATTGGACTCACATAATCATGATCAGGCACAGTCTTTTAcaggtttacacacacacacacgcacacacacacacacacacacacacacacacacacacacacacacacacagcagactgtcaTATGTCTCCATAGAATAACAGTGATTCACATTGGCCACTAGAGGACACTGTTGAGTCAGCTCATGCTTCTGTGTCTGACTTTATGTATATTTACTAGACAGTTTTGCTCCATATTTACAGCAGTGGTGCCTGCTGTGGTGTATCAAAAACCATGCCAAACTTATATCTAAAGTACTTGTTCATGCAGCACGGTTTAATGTAAACATTGCTTAGCCGCAGAGCACGGTGCATTAGTATACATTTAAACACAGTATGATAATGGCAAAAAGGCATCAGTGCTGTAATTatctctgttttccatttcctttaAAAAGATGAATTCTTTTTCTCCTGTTCATAGTCCAAGCCAGAGAACTTTTAATTGAGGCATAAAAGCCCTGGgatcagattaaaaaaaaaaaaaaaaaaaatgtgcatgcCCCTAGACATGGGTCTTGTGGGTTGGGTCCACATAACCAAGTTTAATATAGTTTTATGCATGAATGTTATGGTGGTTTTCTATTCAGCTATTAATTTCATTGTGAAATTAACTGGAAACAGAGTGTAGTCATTATAATAGGTCTTTTTCACCACAGACattttgttcttctgtttttattttacattttacactgGTGTCCAAGCTTTTGTGGAATCAGGTTTGTAGATTTCCATACAGTGCCCTGTGTCTATGGATGTAGGCTACTTTCtgctaacaatcccacaatgcaatgcattGTATTTTATACACGCAAAAATTACAATTGCTTGTGTGCATGGTCCCAGGAAGCCATGCCAGTGTGAACCAGGAGTCTGAAACTGatgcagctaaatggaattcagccatgattcattttattattcacaactgtgcttttcctgctgttaCATGTCAAAATATCCTCCATGAGAACAGGCCCATAGAGCTGTCTGTGGGCTCACAGTAGAAGCTCTGCTGGTCAGTTCTCTGCTGTGGATGTGGAACTTTATGTGTGTAAGGGCGTGCTAATAGAGATGAATGGTGCTCTTGGGTGACTGCAGTAATGTTGGTTTTCAGACAGCGGTCCTGAAtagctctgcctctctctctgtaggtgtggatgtgtgtgcggCGTCGCCTTGTGAGCAGCAGTGTACTGATAACTTTGGACGAGTTGTCTGCACATGTTACCCCGGGTATCGCTTTGACCGAGAGAGACACCGCACCCACAAATCTCCTTACTGTCTGGGTCAGTGCGCTCCCTTCACATCTCCTGGTCAAATACTTTTGACCATCATGTCTGTTACTGTCATGAGCTGTTCTCCTCCCATTTCATCACACCACAGTCCTGTGTTCCTGCCAGCAGCCCACATGCATATTAAAAGAGCATCATTAAACAAATGGCGCCCCCCTCCTGTTCTGTGTAGCAAAGTAGTTTCTCTCCGTGCCATAAAGCAGCCTGCACGCCAGTGGCACATAGTGTAAAATGCCATTAAATTGCAATGAAGTCATAAAAGGATTATTATGCATAGCTCTTGATCACAGTCTCAAACAtcataaaatgtgtcacatcatgaaaaaaaaggtgaaaacaatCTGTGACCCATGCTGACAGGTGAGGGCAAGGAATAACATCCACTCTAAAAACCCCCAAACTTTTGATTTTGTGTCTAATCAGGTACAATTTTTACTTCtcgttctccctctctcccgttcacacacacacacacagacattgacGAGTGTGAGCATCCAGGCAGCAGCATGTGTGACCATGAGTGTGTGAACACGCTGGGCAGCTTCCTGTGTCGCTGTCAGAGCGGCTACATTCTGGCACCGGACCAACGCTCCTGCGTCCCTGTGCACaactgtgagtttgttttgtttcacactTTGAAAAGAGATCATCAGGGTCCATCAGTACATGCGTTCCCTGCTCCATCAGGGTGTCAGTTTCTTTTAGGTCTTCCCTGTGTGAAGACAGTATTCTTCCATGAGGATGTCAGTTCTAGCCATGCAGTGACTAAGAGTATTCTGTGTACACTGTATGTTCATTTGTCCATTTTAACCATGGGTAATGATGCTGACGACTTTACTATTTCACAGTCTAGACATGAAGTGAGTTATGATTGTGACTGACTTGATATTGTGACCACTCGTTCTGAAAATGTGTGCTAGAAGCATTTAAacgtgtgttttgtgttgcagtgaGTTCATCAGGGAAGTCAGACACCTTGATGAGTGCTGGTACCTGCTCGTTCACCTGTCAGGACTTCATGGACATGAAGAACAGTCTGCTGCAGCTAAAACTAAAGCTTGGCAATGCTCAGTCACCCAACCAGGTATCATATGTCTACTTCAGAGAGTCCACTTAAAACTGAACCAGAAAGTATTTTGCAGTACTTCATTATTTCTTACCTTTTGGTAGCCACAGGATTTGAATATACTTCATTGATTCATTACTAAACTTACAATAACCAGTGTGTTGAGAGGTTCAGCATGTAGAAGACTGAACAATAGAAAATAGTTGTAAAAATGTGGGAGACTACTCAGCCTGTCTTACTTTCCTCTGTTTATCCTACttagtgtttcctcttttctttgtaGGTGCCTGACCTGGCCAACAGCAGTGACAAGCCATCTCTGGGGAGGGCAGGAAAAGGTCCTGATAGCCCGTGTCTTCCTGGTTTGCCTGGCCCTCCAGGAGCTCCTGGGGTCCCAGGTAGTGTAGATGTAACTGTAAGGGTTAGAGAGGTTAAATCCACTGCTGGCTCCAGATGTGCACAGGGAGAGTTTGTGATTAACGCAGTCAAcatctgcaacaacaacaatgctgcTTATACAGAagagggtgaggaagaagaCGAGGAAACTGTGttgaaaattaataaaataagaaaaatgactTGACACTGAATAATTTAAacactgcaagaaaaaaaaacatacaaaaaagtATAAAGAATAAAGTGAGCAAGCAAGGCGAGCTGGAAAAGAATTTGTTTAAAACCACCTGAGGTGTCTGTCAGAGGAGCTCAGTAGTGACTAATCAATTTTAAGTAATTCCCTTCACTGCTGTATCCATCTGTCCTCACCAGGTCACCCAGGAGAACCCGGAAAGAGGGGGGAACCAGGGGACAGGGGCCCACCTGGCCCTCGGGGTCCACGGGGCAACATGGGACCCATTGGTCCGGAGCCTGACCTGAAGCACATCAAAAGAGGCCGCAGGGGGCCAGTGGTAAGAATGTTTTTCAGACAGCGACGTCTCAAAATCTGAAGGTCACATCTTTAATGTGTCTAATGATCCAGTGTGTCATATGAATATGGGTTTGGTGCTGGTTCTATGTGAGCAACCAAGGATCCATCCACTGTGAAGCACAGCCAACCATCATCCACCACCTTCAGTTCCCATGAAAAAGGGAGGAACTAAAGGTGGAGAGTGCTCATTTAAAGCAGTATGGTGGAGGCTTATGTAAAACTGCCAAACAGAATCACGTTATTCAAGATTTagtgtcagagctgctgcaacttCCTGTCAGGTTCTGCCTTTAATCAGACGTGTCATAGCATGAAAGCTGTCCCAggacactgctgctctgactgaAAGGAAACCTGCTTCTTTGCAGTTGTAACAAGATCGATGAATGTGTTTAGCACAACTGAAactgtgtccatgtgtttgcatctcaaatgtttttcttgtattAGTAGCCTGAAAAACTTTCCCTTGTCATATCATTCATACAGGGACCCCCTGGGGCACCAGGAAGAGATGGACTAAAGGTCATTATTACATGGCTTTATTTTCCTCATATGTGCTTTGATTtgttaatgtgtgtctgtgtatgcatgtgtggaATCACACTGTATAAATAATAACCACTACAGTTTGAACCTGCTTGACATTGAACTGAACGGTGTCAGGGCACTTCAAGGAACTGTCCCACATCAAATAGAGCAAATTTTTTGTCACAGTGCAGTTTATACCACTCTCAGAAAGCTATCTGTTGAAACGTGTCCTGTTTCT of Chaetodon auriga isolate fChaAug3 chromosome 1, fChaAug3.hap1, whole genome shotgun sequence contains these proteins:
- the LOC143324481 gene encoding collagen and calcium-binding EGF domain-containing protein 1-like; this encodes MGQLYGATLLPFGALCVVFLWESGASSIRTTLAVDTSRTECPDNKILTVEYPCVRAGGKNSTCFRRKCCDGFRFVMGQCIPESVDVCAASPCEQQCTDNFGRVVCTCYPGYRFDRERHRTHKSPYCLDIDECEHPGSSMCDHECVNTLGSFLCRCQSGYILAPDQRSCVPVHNLSSSGKSDTLMSAGTCSFTCQDFMDMKNSLLQLKLKLGNAQSPNQVPDLANSSDKPSLGRAGKGPDSPCLPGLPGPPGAPGVPGHPGEPGKRGEPGDRGPPGPRGPRGNMGPIGPEPDLKHIKRGRRGPVGPPGAPGRDGLKGDRGAPGPRGPPGPPGSFDFLLLMMADIRNDIIELQEKVFGERRGISLDNPPQSSGEVEFVDWGSGQGDLMLNT